A single window of Intrasporangium calvum DSM 43043 DNA harbors:
- a CDS encoding response regulator transcription factor, with the protein MRILVVEDDARLADVVRRALGEAGYAADVAHDGPAALEAFEVETYDLVVLDLMLPGIAGGGMEVCRVMRRHSSDVPILMLTALDSLRRKVEGLDAGADDYLVKPFHLSELLARVRALMRRAPRADAPVLEAAGVLLDPATRTAHRAGRSIPLTAKEYAVLEYLMRNAGHVVSSSQLIDHAWDTNYQGVSNVVQTYIRYLRVKLAEPGLPEVIETRRGYGYLIAVDG; encoded by the coding sequence GTGAGGATCTTGGTCGTGGAGGACGACGCCCGGCTCGCCGACGTCGTCCGGCGGGCGCTGGGCGAGGCGGGCTACGCGGCCGACGTCGCGCACGACGGGCCGGCGGCCCTGGAGGCCTTCGAGGTCGAGACCTACGACCTGGTCGTCCTGGACCTCATGCTCCCAGGAATCGCGGGCGGCGGGATGGAGGTCTGCCGGGTGATGCGCCGGCACAGCAGCGACGTCCCGATCCTCATGCTCACCGCGCTCGACTCGCTCCGGCGCAAGGTCGAAGGGCTGGACGCAGGCGCGGACGACTACCTGGTCAAGCCCTTCCACCTCTCCGAGCTCCTCGCGCGGGTGCGCGCCCTGATGCGGCGCGCACCCCGTGCGGACGCCCCCGTGCTCGAAGCGGCGGGCGTCTTGCTGGACCCGGCGACCCGCACCGCTCACCGTGCCGGGCGGTCGATCCCGCTCACCGCCAAGGAGTACGCCGTCCTGGAGTACCTCATGCGCAACGCCGGGCACGTGGTCAGCTCGAGCCAGCTCATTGACCACGCCTGGGACACGAACTACCAAGGGGTGAGCAACGTCGTCCAGACCTACATCCGCTACCTGCGGGTCAAGCTCGCCGAACCCGGCCTGCCCGAGGTCATCGAGACGCGGCGCGGCTACGGGTACCTGATAGCGGTGGACGGATGA